From the Brienomyrus brachyistius isolate T26 chromosome 23, BBRACH_0.4, whole genome shotgun sequence genome, the window GTCAAGAGCTGCCAATCAGAGGAGGAGAAACACCTCACAAAACCGGGGACTAGAGACATGAGACGTTCAGCTGAAAACTTCAGAAAGGTGTTCAAATCTGTCACCTTCTCAGGGATGCATATTCTGTCTGCTTCGAATTTTCTCATGCTGACTGCACCTTTCTGCATGCCATATTCCATAAGATGCAGCATTGACCTGGCTTTCTTGATCTCTAATAACCTACAAATTGTCATGTTGGATTAAACAGAAATGTTTGATTGTGCTGTTACCTGGCTAAGTCATTCAAATCCAGCCGGCCATCgttatttttgtcaaacatcTTCATCTGCAATTAGAGGACATCGATTCAAAAAGCTCATGGGCTGATTAGTGAACTTACATATTGAGATATGTATTGTGTATCAACAcctcaatatgctaatatggcccaagcatgaaagcatatcaaatatatttgttttttgcatttcttgttattattattactttctgTATACTGGTGCAAATGGAAACGTGTCACTTTGCAATCAAAATCACTGAAAATTCCTAGCCGACCACAGGAAAGCCTAACTGCTTGGAACGTAAGGAATGGAAGTCCACCATTCGGAAGAATTATATGGAAACCAAGAGATCAGATGGACAGTTTCAATATGCAATAAAAAATAGGGGCAGAGCAGGGGGTTACCATGGCTTGCGTGTATTTCTCCAGTTGGCCAGGGGACACCACCTtgttgtgttgcagaaacaggtCCTTTAGGAAATCCTGTTCAGGACAGCAGCAGAAAATGTAATAATGCAAAATAAGGTATCGTGTCTAGATTAGGCACTGATATCTGCAGTGCTGCCAAACTGCACGCATGTGTTTCCCAGAAAGGGGATGAGAGCAGTCTTTATGATCTTCAAAAACCTTCAGACTTCTCATTTATCCATATaaaacacaagatcaaacaaggAGTGTTCTTAGGTCCAATCAATCGGAGCTATAGCCCCCAATATGTTAAGCCTatagccctgagtattttagCGCTGATGCCGatcttccttcaaaaacaaaacGTCAAgccccatgtaaacctgacgtAACCCttgatcttttcaatagctagaaactcCCCCTCGATTAAACCGTCCACCAGTAAAGACGCAGCTATGTTAGAGCCAGAGCTGGATTCTGAAAAATTTCAAAACACCAGCTTTTGGAACATCACAGCCTGGAGGAGTGAAGGTCTGCTAAGCTCTGTGGCTGGAGGTGGTGAGTCCACATACCTTGAGCTCCACAGCTGAAATGTACCCACTGCTGTCAGCGTCGTAGTTCCTCCAGATCTGCAGGGAGGGGGGCAAAATTTGTGAtaagtgggggcggggggcacccCCAGCCAGGGGCACTCAGGTCTTACCCTCATGAACTCAACGCTGCTCTCCAGCGCCGCCTCTCTCCGGAACAGAAGCAGGAAGTTCTCATCTTCTGGAAGCATCACGCTGGCCAGCTGGAGAGGGACCCTTCTCAGTGTTAACCACTAATCATTTAAAACTCTGCACTGACGAATGACAATAAGTTAATCACCTGGAACCTGCCCGCTGCTAGGTTTACAACTGACATACCTCCTGGATCTGCAAGCGGTCATGTCCGCCTCCAACACAAGTAGAGGCAAATCTGTGCTTCACCTGCTGAACCTTCTCCTCTGTGACCTTCTCCAGGACCCAAAGCAAAAGGAGTACAAGAGTACGAGCCAGTCATCCTCTCTCCGGGGACACTACACAGGAGCAACTCTGCATTTATGTCAACTTAGAATCTGTTACAAACGAATCAGCCCTGAAGTTTCGATTTTCGGTATCCAGGTCTCACAAAGCTAAGGTTCTAGAAGGGAAAAGCTGCCAATCAGAGGAGGAGGAACACCTCGCAACACCGGGGACTAGAGACAGGAGACGTTCAGCTGAAAACTTCAGAAAGGTATTCAAATCTGCCACCTTCTCAGGGATACATATTCTGTCTGCTTGTACTAATATTTTCATGCTGACGGCACCTTCTATCTATGCTGGACAGCAATGCGATGTGGAGGCGAAAACTTCTTAATTGCAGACCAACTACGAGGCAATCAAAtggcgcttttttttttttttacacaatatTAGAATTTATCCTTTTACACTTAACCCCTAGCACCAAAACAAGTGTTTAACAcgcttttattaaaaaaaataataacaactaCATAACATCATGCAATTAGGATATAATACTATTTCATGTTTAAGAATTTTACAGTAAACGTGCGGATTAAACGTTAAGTACAAACCACTGGTTACTCACACGGACTCCTAGCTTCTTCATCGTGTGTCGGAAAAAGTCCTCCAGCATTTTTCTGTCTACATAGCCTTTATCTGTAAGACCAGGGTCCGTTTCACTTAAAGCTGCGTTTACTAtgtaaacagctttacattaaaTTTCAAATAAATCTTTGAGCCACGCCACCGATGTCATTTTAAAGCAACGACACTAAACAGAAAACGATGCATTTCACGTTTTTAAACCGAGAAGGTTATATATTCTGAAGTCTCTCGTTCTGCGCTTACCGTCTCGGTCGAAATGTCGCCAAACGTCCATAAAAAGTGCGGCATCCAGGTTATGAAAAGCGCTGTCCATGGTGCCTTATTGGGTGAGACCAGGGGCACTGGGGAGGAAGCTGCTGCGCTCCTCGCAGGATCTCCGAACACTTTCGTCTGGACAAGCAACTCACGCTACTTTATTCTAATGGGAGGGACTGAGCCGAGCGCATGCAGGCAAATTACTACCGTCAAAGCGCACGACAAGCGCTCGGAAAGGGCTTAACGTCAttaggtataaataaaaagaaaaataactacATTTCACCACCAAATTACACCTTTTATGCACTCACCTTACATATCTCAAAGTCTAGGCCTATATAAACCCCCCGCCAACTCATGTAACCACACGAAAAGAGACGGAACCAAAATATTTcatataacagtaataataaaatgataGTCTGTATATTTAGTCTGATTATAGATTAT encodes:
- the LOC125719078 gene encoding secretagogin-like: MDSAFHNLDAALFMDVWRHFDRDDKGYVDRKMLEDFFRHTMKKLGVRVTEEKVQQVKHRFASTCVGGGHDRLQIQELASVMLPEDENFLLLFRREAALESSVEFMRIWRNYDADSSGYISAVELKDFLKDLFLQHNKVVSPGQLEKYTQAMMKMFDKNNDGRLDLNDLARILALRENFLLKFKMDACSQEDRKRDFEAIFAHYDVSKTGALEGPEVDGFVKDMMELVKANISSVDLDKFRHVLLEHCDVNRDGKIQKNELALCLGLKLNS